gggaccctgtggctctgcacaattccctgacaggaggggacagccagggaaggTCAGGCTCTCCTTCCAGGGAACAAGCGACAGGACAAGAACACATAGTCTgagctgcaccaggagaggtttaggtgggatattAGGCAGAATTCCTTTGCAGAAAGGGTGATCAGACATTGGAACGgcctgcccagagaggtggagTCACCTCTGGAAATGTTTAAcaaaagcctggatgtggctctCAGTGCCATGCTCCGGTCGACATGGTGGTGTTCGGTCACAGATTGGACCCGAGAAGCTCCGAGGTCTCTCCCAAGCGAAGTGATTCGGtggttctgtgactctgtgattctgcgattgattccgtgattctgtgatactgtggttctgtgattctgtgattctgtgatactgtGACCTGGCCACGGCTGAGGCGATGAGACACTGGAGCTTCTCCTGAAGCACGACACCGGCGGCACCGAGCTCGGCTCCAACACACGCTGTGCATTCAGCAGCACCAAAGAAGCCGGTTCGCCTCGGGACGGGTTCGGGGCAGAGGGTTCTCAACCTCAgctgaggcggcggcggcggcggcggcggcgacaGAGCATACCCCTGCCCTCAcaggcggcggcgcggccgccaTCTtggggcgggcggcgggggcgggaaACCGTGGGTCACGTGAGTTCCGGCCGCCGCTCGGGTCCGGTCCGGTCGGGTCGGGTCGGGTCGGTACCGTCCCGTCGCTCCGGTGTCTCCCCGTGTTCCCGGGAGGTCACCCTGCGCAAACAGGAATGGATTTGCTCTCCggagggctgggacaggacGCGGAAGTCCCCCCCGCGCGGCCTGTGCCGGGCGCGGGCCCCGGCGCCGTGGATCGTTTCCTgagcctgctgctctccatctcctCGGGCCTGTCGGCCGCGGAGGTGACCTCCATGAAGTTCCTCTGCCGCAACATAATCAAAAAGGGAAAGCGTGAGACGCTGCGAGTCGGCCTGGAGCTCTTCAGCATCCTGATGGAGCAGCAGGTGATCGCGCCCGACAAGCTGGGGTTCCTGAAGGGGCTGCTGCGGGACATCAGCAGGGGCgacctgctggcactggtggAGCAGTTCGAACAGGGGGAACTTCAGGCCCCCGAGGATCAGCCGGATGAGCATGAAAAACGTAGGTGGATTATTATACAGAGAGAggtttttttagtatagttatatCCCcgtgtgaaaaacgccaatcgcttgtttttaaaattttaaaagtttaatagtaataaaatggttgtaagaatagtaatacaattagagtaataataatttggacaatttgaattaggacaatacgAGACAGTAGAGACAGAGTTACggacgtccgggtacctttttttgggcagcacgagcccgaAAAGGGAtacacattaacagaggattaacccttaaaagcaatagcctgttgcatattcatacacttcatacatgatgcataaattccattcaaacacaggattctgtctggtcatcatcagcttcttcctctgaatcctaacagcgccttcAAGGCGGGAAGAaattcatttcttctgataagagggcaataaattatttttttctgtaacattcaggtgtcctgtggctgctatctcgctgtgagtcctttctttaaaaaaaagtaccctacatagcacagtttctattttaacattttttataacctaaaactatatttaacacgctacttaagagaattaatacagcataacttattaacacaacacatataatattaattttaatatttgtgaaaagccaatcataaaatatgcatttttcacacccGCATATATGGCTCCCCAGCAACCCCAGTAAATGTGTACACAGTCATCTTTTGGGGTGGAActccccctctttttttatCTTACTTTTATCTTTTGGGATTCCAAGTCTGTCCAGTGGCTTCTGTAGAACTCTCAGTATGTGCAGTGCAACAGGCATTTTGCTGAAATAGAACCAATAACTTCTAAACGTTTTCTGGAGTTTCTTAGTAACTGCATGGCTAACTTGATGTGCTTCTGCTGTTTCAGGTCTCCTGAAGGTAGCTTTTGATGTCATTCGTGCCAATGTTGGGAGGGATTGGAAGAAGCTGATGcgagagctggggctgccagaggTGAAGCTGGACAAGGTAGAGGCAGCCTATCGATATGACCTGGAGGAAATGGTTTTCCAGGCACTTCGGGAGTGGCAGAAGTGGAAGGGGAAGGATGCAAAGGTGGCTGACTTAATAAAAGCCCTCCAGGGCTGCAACCTGAGATTGGTGGCAGACTGGGTTGAAGAGAAGATCTCACAGGTGAACAGTGGAACCAAATGAAAACAGTGTAAAGCTATGAATGAAAAAGGCAGAgtgcctttttctcttctggacCAAAATAATTATCACTGGCTGCTTATCATGCCATTTATTTATGTGCCTTAATAAGTTAATTTGTGCTCAGGTGAAACAGACATGGAAACAGATGCCTTTCAGAGAGCACTTTGTAGTTTGATGCTTATTTCAAGATATTTTAACTTTCACAAGATCTGAACTCCCATTTTATAGAAATTCTCACACTTTTGTTCTGCCACTCACCTGAAAAGATTTGCTTTGCTGCAGACACTTTTCAGATGCATCTCCACTGGAAATACATCCATGGGACACTTCTGAAACAACTGGAATTTAAAATCTCATGGAgaggttggatttttttttttataatggcCTATTATAAATACAATGTGAAAGGGAGGAGTAAAGCTTTCAGCTGGGTGCTGGCTTTTCTTTTGGAGTAGCAAAAAATTATCTTGGGAAATTTATCAAATATACTTGCTCTCCATGAAAGTATATTAAGACAACTGTAACCTCAGACTGCAGTGCAAGAGGGACACTAAATAATGTGGTGGCTTTCTTGGGAAAAACGTGCCTGGATTTGAAATGGAAGTCAAATGTCTGCCCCAAGTGCCTTCAGCATCCTGAAGTTCTCCTGAAACTATCCAAGAGAAGATGTTCACAGCAGCCTCTTTCCAAAGCTGGGGATGCTTTGGAGCTTTTTGCTGGGCATCCTTGCATGGTCTCTGCCACAGAGACTGCTCGTGTGTGCTGGAAGGTGTGAGCCACTCTCAGGGGGAGCAGGATTCACCAGCCTCTGTCAGATGCAGCTCTCAGCTTTCATCTGGAACAACCTTCAGCCAGTGGCCTTCACACCTGACTTACAGCTGGAGAAATTGCACAGTTGCACTGTGCAGGATATGCAGGGCTGTGGAGACCTCCGGGGGGAGAATCCCATGAAACCACTACTGCTTGAACAGCTGTAGGATCCTGTGTTTCTGCAGACATCTCCCAAGTGCCTGTCCAGATACTGGAAGGGGTTTTATTGCTGCTGCACCTGtgggatttcagctctttccaAGCTGTTTTTATGTGGTGCCATTGCCGTGAAGGCCGGGTGTCAGCACATAAcctgtcactgctctgcagaaacaTTGTAACACTGATAATTTTCATTGCTCATGGTGCCTTTTGCTCAAACAGTGAGGCTTGAATACTTTATTGTACTTAGTGGAAACTGTAAGTCATTTTAAGTTTACATGACAGAAAAATCATTTCAGtcaggggttttttccccttgaatgATTCTTTTCCACATTCCTAGAAgggccccaggccaggctggatgggacttggagcaacctggtctagtggaaggagTCATcggttggaactggatgatcttttaGGCGTCCCCCCCTGCCCAAACCATTGTGTGCTGATTCTCAGTATCTTTCCAATTTGGTATATTTAGTATCACTGGTTGTATCCAAGCAAAGGAGTTGCCGCCTGTCTACCTTTTGGAGAAGTTCTTATTCCCTTTACTTGTATCAATTGCCAATTCCAGGCTCCcaggaggaggtgctgagctgcCGCTGAGTGACAAGCTCAGgtgttttggagatttttgttttatagGCATCAGGAGTATGCATTCTGcagtaaataaagaaaaggattgctccagcagctttttcttcctgcctctgagcaatccctgggagcagaggagtgGAAGTGAGCAGGATGTTAGGTGAGTGCTCAAACATCTCCAAGTCCAATCTCTGCTGAAGTGCTTTTCTTATCCACTTTTAATAAGCCTTCTGCTTCACCAAGGAGATTTATGTGGAATAGGAAGAGTATACTGCCAATGCATACAGCCAGGATATTTTGTGAATCAGTTGGAATAACCTGTTGGTTGTAGCCAAGCACtcacaagaaatattttgcttcagGAGGTAAAAACCTCTTGTTTCTCTAAGGATTTTGTGCATCCTTTTACTGTGTCTGAAAGCAGTGACCTAGACTGCATCCATCTGTGCCATACTTCAGGGCCAATTAAGATCGTTTTTATGAGATATTCAAATGTTGATTATGTCCCTTTTTATTGGGAAGAGGGATAAAGGGTGCAATTTGTAAGGGAGTGTTTTCTGATCCAGTTGACaatcttattttcaaattaaacgCCTTGAACTCATATGCATATTTTTTACAACTTGAATTAAGATTTTATATTGTATAATTCTGTgtacatttcattaaaaataattcttaaaaaaaaccaaaataaatggaacggggtttttttcctgtttgatgGGATTGCTGTCTGCAGTAAGATCTCTGGCTGGGAGAAAGTGGATGTTAAGGACACTCTGAAAGCAAGGAGTGGTGCTAAACAGGCATTGTGTTACCTGTGCCCTTCCCGGGGCATTAAAGACAAAAAGCAAAGTGTTTTGTCATTGAGTTTCTCAGAAGTGCTAAACAGGCTGCagtttgccagcagcagcaacatttGCATGCTGTCACTCAGGGAggtgtaaggaaaaaaagattccctgccagccctcaggAGCCCAGACTCGAGTGCCAGTGTGCCTGGGACAGAGGCTGCCTGTGGGTAGgcttccttctcttctgctctgctAGCCATGCTGTGCTAAGGATGTTATGTTTGgtttataattaattaaaagcCTGGCTTCTGGTTTAGTCTAAGCTCGGTCAAGCTTTTAGAGGACGTGCTCAGAACGAATTGACAGAGGCTTGGGTGCTCTGTGGAGTGTCAGCCTGCACTTAAAGCTGTGAGTGAATAAGACAAATAACTTAATTGCCCATTTTATCAAATCCTTTAGGATGCTCTGCAAGAGTATCTGCCTGTGAGGAATTACTCAAACCTTTTTCCTCTTGGTCTCATGAGAGTAATCTTTCCTCACAGCCTTGAGAAAACAGCACATCAAAACACGTGGAGAGTTAAAAGTGCCATCTCATGAGAATTCTCATCTCAGAGGATTGTTTTTCCATGTCACTCCTCAGTCCCTTTCAGCACTTGCTTGCCATTGCCTATGATTTTTGAAGATATCAATTATAATCACATATTGAggtggtttcctttttttaaattgcattattttcattactgaGTTAAAAGACGTTTTCTAgactattaattaaaaatcctCTTCCACAAATTGGTTGTTGTGAACATTTCAAATACAATgctttggtttccttttctccattcTCCACACTcaggcagctgcatttcctcCAGCCTTTGTTTCATTCCTAAAATAATTGTCTCCTTTCTGAAATCTAATTGCTTCATTTAATTGTTTAATGGAGGAAGCTTAATAACAGACTGTGTCTCCAAGCTCTCTGTGGCGCTCAGCATGTTCTTAATTCAGGCTTTTTGTCTGAGTATCTTTcaattcaaatttatttctaatcATACCTTGTGCCCTTCTTCTTCtagcacaaatatttttctaggtTGTCTTTCCTCTTTGAtttattgcttttctctgccagtgttttggttaaaaaaaaattgagagaagtTAGCTCACTGTTTCTACCATAAAAATAGGAATTGTGGGGGTGAGCTGAGTTTAGGGGAAGGAGTTATGAGGAGAGGTTCAGAAACTTTTGGAGAATCTGTGTTTCAATAAAAACTGTCACAGCTGAGGATTGCTTCACAGGAGTGGGGTGTGTTGCAATTGTGGGttcagggagagaaggaagcaggGCTTTactcagctgctgggaaaggcagagtCATGCAGCTCTCTCGTGGGAATCTGCGTGGAACCAACTCTTAATCATTAAAAAGTCCCGTCCACAGACCCATTCCTGCCCCTGCCTCATTCCTGAGAGCATTACACATGCCTCTCTTAAAGCAGGCTGAAGTGAAAACAACAGGCTTGTTCTTGTGCAACGTGATGTAATAGACACCATTGAAATCCCTGAAGCTGGCCATCCAGGTTGAGTTTAGATTCAGTGATTTCTCTGACTTGATGGGTTTTGGGAGCTGAAAGCCTTTTCCaagtgctgtgtgtgcttgtTCCTGTGTGGATGGTGGCTGAGCTCTCCTTTCTTTGGGTTTCTGGTGCTGTGTTGGTGCAGGtcacagagctccaggcagctctcccagcgatcagctcctgcagcaaagtgcaggggtttgtgtgtgttctCTACTCGATAAAAAATAACAACTCTAAGGGAGCTCTTGAGGCATCTCTGGAACAATGTAATAAAACAGTGCCTTTGCTACGGAAAGCAGCTTAATGTCAACTTTGTATCTCTGCTGAGTGCTTCAAAAAGCTGTCAGactggtattttttatttactacaTAATGTTCAAGCCTTGAGAGCAGGCGCCGGTGCTGTGTGAAGTTACACAGATATAAAACTGGACCATTGTCATGGGAAATGTAAAAAACACCCAACTGGGATTTTCTGTGAGTGAACCTGGCTTTGGAGAACTTCTGCAGAGAGCAATCATCTTGCCATTAGAAATGctcatgatttttaaaattatttcttctctatttCTTAATTCTCCTAATCCTATTGATCGCAGCAGGAGTATTGACtttaaggaaattatttgcaGAATTTAATCTGAGCTGTTCTGAGCAGGTCTAACTTCTAAAAGGATTGTAGCAGCTATTCTGCAAGCATGCACACCACCTGTGGCAAAAGGGAAGTACAAAGTTTAAATTTCTTTACAAAGGTCGGTGAGTTTTGTAGGCAAACCTGGCACTAGATTTCACTGACAGTGAGTGTATAAAGTGTGAGAAAGGCTTGACATAAAAATGAAACTATAGAACTGTTCTTGCCATTAATGTCTGTATGTGAATAACTGAGCTAAATCTTATCTTTGTTTCCCTCCCAGTCATCTCCTGAGAGGTGCTTTCTGTCACTCCCAGGCAAATTGCCAAGTTTTGAACAGAAATTGCCgagaaaatgtgaattaaaaGGGCGCAGCACTGGCAGGTCTGTGCCTCACATCCCACATTGTTTAATTTATGTTCTGCTCAGCGTAAGCACAATTTATTCACAGCTTCTTGGCTGTGAAATCCCTAACGTGGGAAAGCCGGGATAGCCTGAATTCCCCCCAAAGCCAGGGTTGCCATGGCAATCCTAGTGCACGGCAGTCCACAGGGCatgtggctgcagcactgctcctggccatccagcccagccagccctcagtgctggggagcTCTCACCAACTGTGGGATTTGCTGCACTCTCCACTCTGACCATGTCAGGAATCCAAAATGCGAGGGCAGGAGTGGAAATGAAACTTCTTGGTGAATTCCCTCAGTTCCACTTCTCCCTGGAACGAGACATGTGAGAGAGCAGGgctaaatattaatttttttttttaatttttattttgtcctcAGCACCAGTTTAGCATATAGTGCttccatttctgtttccagctgGAATGGTAAAGCTGAAGCTTGTGTGTGTCACTGCATGTTTGTGCATGAAGCAGCTAATATATATGCAGATGAATTAAAACTAATTAAAGTCAGCAAAGTGCACATTTCCAGCTAACGGCTGCATGCAGCTCTGTTACATGGCACCTAATTAAGTTATTCACTGTGGACCTGCTCATCCAATTTTCTGTAAACCATGTTCtactttttacagaaaaaggggaaaaaaaccaaaaaccaacttCATGTGAAAAAACTTATGTCTGAATCTTTAAATCAGAATGTCAAATTCCACATCTGGCCCGTGAATTTTCAGGGCTATTAAA
The DNA window shown above is from Camarhynchus parvulus chromosome 5, STF_HiC, whole genome shotgun sequence and carries:
- the FADD gene encoding FAS-associated death domain protein; the encoded protein is MDLLSGGLGQDAEVPPARPVPGAGPGAVDRFLSLLLSISSGLSAAEVTSMKFLCRNIIKKGKRETLRVGLELFSILMEQQVIAPDKLGFLKGLLRDISRGDLLALVEQFEQGELQAPEDQPDEHEKRLLKVAFDVIRANVGRDWKKLMRELGLPEVKLDKVEAAYRYDLEEMVFQALREWQKWKGKDAKVADLIKALQGCNLRLVADWVEEKISQVNSGTK